AATGCCATGATTCAGGAAACTCCTATGTGTGTGAAAAAGTGGCGCCCCACGAAAGAATCTATCACATTTCTGACCCCCGGTCAAATCACGGAGCGCGGCCCCGAGGGGGCGGGCGGGGCGGATGGAGGACGCCGTACACGCGCGGGCCCGGAGTAATTTTCGCTTGAAATCAAAAGCGCCATGGGATAGAGTCTCTTTTTCTGCTATATCACGAAAGTTATCGGAGGGACGCTCTGTGGGCCGTATAATCGAAAAAGAGCTTTTCGAGCTTCACGGTATAAAAAATCCCGGAAAGGTGTACTACAACCTTCCCGTCCCCGAGCTGTACGAGGAGATAGTAAGGCGGGGGGAGGGGATGATAGCCGAGGGCGGAACGCTCGTCGCCTATACGGGCGCGCATACCGGCCGCTCGCCTCAGGACAGGTTCATCGTGAAGGAGCCCGGGAGCGAGGAGGATATTCTCTGGGGGGCCGTCAACAGGCCGATAAGCCGCGAGCACTTCGATTCACTCTACGGCAAGATAACCGCTTACTTCGAGGGCAGGGACGTATTCGTGAGGGACCTTTACGCGTGCGCCGACGCTGACTATAGATTGCCGGTGAGGGTTATAAACGAGTACGCCTGGCACAACGTCTTCGTGAACAATCTTTTCATAAGGCCCGGGCCGGGCGATCTCCCCCACGGGCACGTCGGGTTCACCGTCATTTCCGCGCCGGGCGTCACCGCCGACCCGGAGACGGACGGGACCAGGACTGGGACGTTTATCGTGCTCAACTTCGAAAAGCGGGTTGCCATAATAGGCGGGACGCAGTACGCGGGGGAGATGAAGAAATCCGTCTTCACGGCGCTCAATTTTCTTCTGCCGATGGAGGGGGTGTTCCCCATGCACTGCTCGGCGAACGTCGGCAAGGACGGGGAGGTCGCCATTTTCTTCGGGCTCTCGGGCACCGGGAAGACGACTCTGTCCGCCGACTCCGGAAGGGCGCTCATCGGGGACGACGAGCACGGCTGGCACGAGAGCGGTGTATTTAACTTCGAGGGGGGGTGCTACGCCAAGGCGATAAGGCTGAGCCCGGAGACGGAGCCCGAGATTTACGATGCGTCGCTTCATTTCGGGACGGTTCTCGAAAACGTCGAGATAGATCCCGACACGAGAAAGATAGATTTCGACAGCGACAGGTACACGGAGAATACGAGAAGCGCTTATCAGATCGATTTCTTAAAAAATATAGCTCCTTCGGGAACCGGCGGGGTGCCGAAGACGATATTCATGCTTACCTACGATGCGTTCGGCGTTTTGCCCCCTATATCGAAGCTTACGACCGAGCAGGCCATGTTCTTCTTCACGCTGGGATATACGGCGAAGGTGGCCGGCACCGAGAGAGGGGTGGAAGAGCCGCAGACGACGTTCAGCTCGTGCTTCGGGGCGCCGTTCCTGCCGCGCCCGCCGCTCTTTTACGCGGGGATGCTGAAGGAGAGGCTGGAGGAGAGCGGGGCGGAGGTGTGGCTCTTGAATACCGGAATAACCGGCGGGCCCTACGGCGTCGGAAAACGTATGCCGCTCAAGGATACGAGGGCGCTCGTTACGGCGGCCGTCAGCGGGGAGCTCGGAAAGGGAGAGTTCCGGACGGAGCCGGTTTTCGGCCTGAGCGCGCCCGTTTCGTGCCCGGGGATTGACAGCGGGCTTCTCGACCCGAGGAAGACGTGGCCCGACCCGGCCGAATATGACGTCAGGGCGAAGGAGCTCGCCGATAGATTCCAGGCCGAGTTCGCAAAGCACGAGGCGGAGTTACGCCGCTTCTAGGCAATTTTATATTTAGATTTGTTGTAAAGAGCAGAGAAAGATAGGTTATCGCTGAAATCACCGTTAGTGTAGAAATCTCAAGCTAATATAAAACTATTTTTTGTTTTGCGTTTTATCTGTTTGTGAAGTTTGCCTAGTTGTTCCTTGTCCTGTAATAGTTACATTAGGTCGAGGAGTGCTTGGTTTCGCATTCACACCACCCTTTGAAACCTTACCTTCAGTAATCTTCACATACTTTCTATCAGATTTATTGTTATGCATTTTGTTGAGTCTCCTTTGCCTCGTCACTGAGTGCAGGAAATTCTATTGTCAATTCATTCCTATCTCGTGCAATATATAGAGCTGGAACTTTGTAAAGCTCCTCCCCTGTTATACACTATAACGTCATTTAGCAGTAACTCATTTTCTCTATGTGTATCTGAATAAGCCCTTACCCAACTATAGTAAGCTAATCCATATTTAATGTCTCGAACTATAACCCATTCGGTAGGTTCAGTTGCGTTAAAACTAAAACTCCATACATCCGAATCTCCAAATTGATTGGTTATTTTCATCCAATTTGCAAATCCATGTGCATATTTTCTGTTAATTACAAACGAAATAAGTAACCCAATTGGGACGGATAACAAGCTAACTATTGATATTCCAATAACATTTATTGAAGCATTAGGATCTATCAATTGCCTGGTTAAGAAATTGTCAAATAAATCTGAACCTGTAATAAATTCTAAGATCATGAATATTAAATCAGTTGTTAGATAACATAAGAATCCTAAAATGATGGATTGTATGACGAAGTAAAATGGCCCTTTCTTCTCGAAATATGTGAATATTTGGATTGTTAGCTTGCAAATTAATCCTGGCAGGAAAAGCAAAATCAATCTAATGTAAATTCAGGTAATTCCATCTTTTAATGATATTTAAGTTAGATTATTGATTCAATACCCCGCTTTATAAAATTTTTTTCCGTAGTAAGATTGGGAAGGATACAAATAACCCCGCCGAAGGAGAGAATTCATGGATTTTTTGAAGAAAGAAGACACGGTTCTGGTCGTCATAGACATGCAGGAGAGGCTCATGTCGGCGATGCCGGACATTCACTCGCGAGTTGCGGTGAGGAACGCGAGGGTGCTTATAGAGTCCGCGAAGGTGCTCGGGATTCCCGTGCTGGTGACGGAGCAGTATCCGAAGGGGCTCGGCGCGACCGTAGAGGGCGTGGCGGATTCGCTCGGCGAGGGCGTAAAGCCGATCGAGAAGGTGGTGTTCAGCTGTGCGAGGGCGGAGGAGTTCGCGGACGCCGTGAAGGGGCTGGGAAGGAGCTCTTATATACTGGCTGGTACGGAGACGCATGTCTGCGTCCTTCAGACGGCGGTAGACCTCGTGAACGAGGGCTATAACGTGTACGTGCCCGCCGACGCGGTGGTGTCGAGGAACGACCTCGACTGGCAGAAGGGGCTCGAGCTCATGGGGAAGGCGGGGGCCACCGTGGGCACTACGGAGGCTTTTCTGTTCATGCTCCTGGAGAGGGCGGGGACGGACGAGTTCAAGGCGGTTTCGAAGCTGGTGAAGTAGGAAGGGCTGGAAGGAAAAAGTAAAACAAAGATTTAAATCCTCCCTCGTTTTGCTTTGATTCCGGTCAAGATCTGTACTGGATGAACGCCTAGAAGTTAAGTGGGGGTGTCCAATTCCTCGCTCGTTCGGAATTGTTACCTCCAGCTTCGCTCGCAGGTTTCGCCGCGGCAGGTAAAGGCTGGATACTAAAGAGAGCGGGTTCTGAGCTGTACCGGAGAAACGTTTGCGCTTCAAGGTTGGGGCGTCCGGTTCTTACGTTTGCTCAGAACCGCTGGGAATGACAGAAATGAATGGATTCCTGAATGACAAAAATGTGGTAGATTCCTCGCTCAGTCGGAATTGTTGGGAAAGACAATTCGAGAAAGAATAAATCCCCCCTGCCCCCCTTTTTCTAAGTGGGGATAAAAGGCAAAGGCTGGATTCCCGATACAAGCCTTGATACTGAAGAAGGCGGTGCCAGAGCAGTACCGGATAAGCGCTACCGCTTCAGGGCGGCGGCGTCCGGTCCTTGCGCACGCTCGGAACCGTTGGGAATGACGGAAATGTGGTACTTCCTCGCACGCTCGGAATCGTGTTTGTTGTAGAGGGTTTTACACTCTGCGGCGTGTGTTGTGCGTCCCCGAGGGGATTCGAACCCCTGTTACCGGCGTGAAAGGCCGATGTCCTGGGCCAGGCTAGACGACGGGGACGTGCAGTTGATCGTGAGCCGTACAGGATTCGAACCTGTGACCCACTGCTTAAAAGGCAGTTGCTCTACCAACTGAGCTAACGGCTCAATTTTGAAGGGCTAAAATATATCACGTCAAACTTGCTTGTCAAAGAAAATATACACGAAAAAGGGCGGCATGCGAAAAGGCCGCGCGGGAGCGGAACCTGCCGGCTTCACGGCCCCTTTTCCGCGAGGAGCGAGCGGTAGAGCCCGACCAGTTTTTCGTTGAGCTTCCGTATGTCGTATTTCTCCTCGACGGACTTTCTCCCGGCGATGCCCATCCTTCTCCGGGCCCCGGGGTCACTGACCAGAAGGCCGAGCTTCTCCGCTATTGCTTCGGGGTCTCCGGGCTGGACGAGATAGCCCGATTCGCCGTCACTGACGATCTCGGATACGCCGCCGACCTTTGTCGCCACGGCCGGGAGCCCGGAGGCGAGGGCCTCCATGAGCGCGACGCTCAGCGCTTCCTCGACGCTCGAAAGAAGGAATATGTCGGATTCGGCGAGCCTGCCGGAGATGTAGTCCTGGTCCCTTCCGCCGGAGAAGGTTACGGCGTGTGAAATCCCCTCTTCGGCCGCGTACGACTTGAGCTTTTCGAGGAGTTTGCCTTCTCCGATTATCTCGTATTTTATCGTGAGCCCGGGGCTGCTCGCCGCGAGAATGCCGACTGCCTTTATCGCGTGTTCGAGACCCTTCTCCCTGACGAGACGGGCTATGGTTACGATCCTTATTTCGCCGCCGGGGCGCGGGGCCGGGGAGGCGGGATAGTTGAAACGCTCGATGTCTATTCCCACCGGATGATCGACGATTCGGGACGGCTCGAAGCCCATATGCTCGATCTGTCTCCGGTTGTATTTCGATATGGCGAGGAAGAGGTCGCCCTTTTCCCTGAGGGGGGCGTATATGTCGCCGCCCCGGCTCAGGCCGAGCCGTATGTCGTAGCCGTGGAAGGTTGTGACGAGTTTTGCGGTCGTGATGCCGAGCTCCTTCATTTCGGCGCCGATGTTGCCGTTCGGGCCGAACTGGCAGTGTATGATGTCGTAGTAATTTTGCCTGAAGAAAGGGACGGCGTGGAAGAGGAACGGGAGGCCGGGGATCCCCTTTTTTATCGCCCTGTAAATCTTTAGCAGCGAGGAGGGCCTTTTGAGGAGGCCGGGCGAGTGAAGAACGAGCGATTTCAGGCTGCCGAGGGGCTCTCCGGGGTTTCTCTCGGGGTAGTGAGTCCGCGAGAGGAGGCCGTATTTCGTTATGTCTCCGTGGAGCTTTTCGGTAAATCCCCTTTCGAGCGCGAATATGTCGACGTCGTGGCCGAGATCGATGAGGCCCGTTATCTGGTTCAGGATGAAGGTTTCCGAAAGTGCAGGGAATATACCCGCCAAGAAAGCGATCTTGAGCCTGTCGGGTGCGCCGAGCATTGTCTCTCTCCTCCGTGTGTGCGTGTCCAGGGGCGATGCGATGTCCCCGACCAGGCCGTCGTAGATTCCGGCCCTTTTCTCCCACGTGTGACTATCGATTATATACCTGATTCCGCGCCCCGGTCACAATCCGTCAAGCTGAAGCGCGCATCGCCCGTGAATCGGGACGCGCTGCGCGCAGGCACGGAGACGGAGAGCTCCGGGCGAGGCCCGGCTAACTCTTCTTACAGGCGATATCCGAGGGATTCCATTTTCGGCCCCGTGATTTCAGTGACCGCCGAGAGCTCTTCTTCCGTGAGGCCGGACCTGTATTTCCCTATCCCGGCGTCGGTTATCTCCGAGACCGCGCTTTCGGGAAAGAGCCCCGGGTCGACGCCCAGCCAGAGGCCCAGTCTTTCGAGCTCGGGCGCGGGCCGGGTTACGAGGTCCTCGTAACGGATTATATGAATTTTTTCCCTGTTCCGCTCCATGATCTCGATACTTTCCATCCATTTTAGAGCGACCTTTTCAGCTGTATCGAAATCCGCCGTCCAGCCCTGGCTCCGCCACCTGGTGCGCACCCTTTGAAGCGTCGAGCTCGTGACGTCCCTGGCGTCGCGGAAAATGACGAGACAGGAAAAGCCTTCCGCGCTTGCGAACCTGTCGAGCGAGAATATGTATTCGGGGGTTTTGTCTCCGACGACGCGGGCCCCGGGGAATGCGCCCGAGAGGGATTTCCCGATTGCGGGCGCGCTTATAACCGGCCCGCGTTTATATCGCAGCAGGTTGAGCAGGTAGCGGCAGGCGAATTTGTAGTTGGCTATCTGTATGCTGTAACTGTCGCCCGTCATGGCTTTCCCCCAGAGCCTTCCGAGAAGGACACGGCAGTGGGAGGTGAACGGATTGCCGAGGCCTTTGAAATACTTGAGCTCGTTCGTGACGGATATATGCGGATGGCTGTCGCAGATGTTTCTGAGGAGCGTCGTGCCGGAGCGCACGTGACCTGCGATGACGAGAACCTTTGCCTGTCTCTTCGTGTTATGCTCCGGGTTCATTCCTCTTCCGCTCCTAGACTATTCTAAGCCGGGTTCCCCCTTACTTCAATTGTCCGTTCGGCGCGCCCGGCTCTGGCGGTATAAGGCGGTGATGATAAGATATTTACCCCATGGCTTCGAGCGTGGCGGGAAGGATTATTTCGAACGGGCTTTTGCGGGACGAACTCTCCGGCGGGGGACGGCGCTGATGCTTAAGGGATTTTCCCCGAAGGCCTTTAAGAACTTCGCCCTCGTAACGCTCGCGAATTTCCTTTTTTTCTGCAATTTTTCCTCCTTTTTTCTCCTCCCGCTCTACATAAAGGAGCTCGGCGGGACCGAGGCGGACATAGGGTTTATCATGGGGACGTTCGGCGTTACCTCGCTCGGGGCGATCCCGTTCGTGGCGTTTCTCGTGGACAGGTACGGGCGGCGGCGTTTTCTCGTCATCGGCTACGCCCTCATGTTCGTGACCTCGCTCTCGTATCTCTTCGTCACGGACATATCGCCTCTGGTCTACGCGCTGAGGCTCGTGCAGGGGATATCGTTCGCGTTTTCGTTCACGGCGGCGGGGACGTTCGTCGCAGACTACATACCTCCCCGGAGGAGGGCCGAGGGGCTCGGCATATTCAGCGCGTTCACGATAGCGTCGTACGCCATAGGGCCGTCGCTCGGCGAGTTCCTCATAGACCTCGAAGGATTCAGGCTCTTTTTCCTTTCGGTCTCGTTCTTCAGCCTGGTGTCGCTCGCGCTGAGCCTGCTCGCGAGGGACGGGCGGTTCACGCGCTCGGGGGACCGGTTCGGCCTCGGATTTTTCAGGCTCGTCCTCTCGCGGGAGTATATGACCGTACTCTCGGCGAACGTCATACTGGCCGGGGGGCTCGGCGCGGTGCTGAACTTCGTCGCGGCGTATTTTACGTCGAAGGGCCTTAACGCCTATTACTTTTTTCTCACCTATACGATTACGGTCGTCGCGGTGAGGGTGATAGGCGGGCGGGTGTCGGACAGACTCGGGAGGATGACTATAGCCCTGCCGTCGATGATCGTGATGTCGTTCGCCCTGGCCGCGATGGCGTTCGTCCATTCGCCGCTTACGGCCGTCGCTATTTCGTTCCTCTTCAGCTTCGGGTACGGGTTCCTGTATCCGACGCTGAGCGCCCTCGTCATAGACAACGCGCGGGCCGACGAGAGGGGGAAGGCCATGGGGGCGTTTAACGCGAGCTACAGCATGGGCATAAACTTTCTTGCGTTTCCGCTCGGCGTGGCGGCGAGGGATTTCGGGTACGAGGGGATGTACGTTTCGGCGGCGGCTCTCGTTTTCGCGGGCTTTCTGCTGCTCGTTTTCACGCGGCCCGGGAGGGATTCTTGAAATAGGCCCCTTTTTTAATTAGTCTAGCGCTGGAATGAATATAAAAAACGGAGATACGGTACTTATTTACACCCCCGACAAGAAGACTTACCTGGTCACTGTCGAAGAGGGGAAGCGGATGAGCACTCACCTTGGGGAGCTCACCCTGGGGGACGCCATAGGGCTCGAATACGGGAGCGCGATATATTCGAACCTGAAGCATCCTTTCCTGGTCCTGGAGCCGACGCTAGAAGACCGCATGATGAAGGTGAAGCGGTTCACGCAGATAATCTACCCCAAGGACGCGGCGATAATCATAATGAAGACGGGCATAAAGCCGGGGATGCGCGTGATCGAGTGCGGCGCGGGGTCGGGCTCGCTCACGATCGCCCTCGCCAATGCCGTAGCGCCCGGGGGGAAGGTTTATACGTACGACAGGAGCGAGAGGTTCCTCGAAAACGCGAAGCGAAACGTCGAGGCCGCGGGGTACGGGGATATTGTAGAGTTCAAGCTGAGAGAAGCGGGCGACGGGTTCGACGAGACGGGCGTTGACGTGGTCGCGCTCGACCTTCCGTCGCCGTGGGACGGCATACCGGCCGCCGCGCGGGCGCTTCGCGGCGGGGGCCGGATAGCGAGCCTTTCGCCGACGTATAACCAGGTGGAAAAGGCGGCGGGTATCCTCGATTCGCACGGGTTCGTTTTCCTCCAGACCGTGGAGGTTTTAGTGAGGCACATTCGGGTCGCATACGGGAAGACGAGGCCCGAGGAGAGGATGGTCAGCCATACGGGATTCCTCACGTTCGGCAGGAAGGCGCTTGCGAAAATCGGGGACGCGGCGGAGGAATCGGGGGATACGGAGGAAGCCGGAGAGGAATCAGGGGACGAGCCCGGGGAGTAAGACGCCCGGCCTAAGGCTTTACTCTGTACGCATGGAGCGGAAAAGGTCAGGAGCGCGCCGGTTTTGAAACCCGAAAGAAAGATAGTTTTCATTCTCGTTTTTGTAGTTCTCGCCGCCGTTTTTCATTTCTACAACGAGCGGCAGGCGACTGGGCCCGACACCGGGACGGTGCGGGTTCTGGACGTCGTCGACGGCGACACGATAGTCGTGGACGACGGCATGAAGAGCAGGGTGAGGTACCTCGGGATAGACACGCCGGAGCTCGCGTGGCCGGATTCGCCCGGGGACCCGCTGGGGGCGGAGGCGAAGGAATTCAACAGGAAGCTCGTCGCGGGTAAGGATGTGAGGCTCGAATTCGACGAGGAGAAGTACGACGTTTACGGGAGGCTCCTCGCCTACGTTTACGCAGACGGCGTTTTCGTGAGCGGCGAGATGCTGAGGGCGGGGCTCGCGTCGCCGCTCGTCATAGAGCCCAACAGGAGGCACGAGGATTTACTTATGGAAGCGGCCGCCGAAGCAAGGCAGAAGCGAAAGGGCATATGGGGGGACCTCGATACGCTCGCGCCGCCCCCGGGGAACGGGGATTTCGTCGTCGATCCCGGCAAGGCGGAGCGGTACGAGGGAAAGCGCGTGGTCGTGCGCGGGAAGGTTACCGGCGCGAGGAAGTCTAGGAACGTCCTCGTCCTCGACGTCGAGGACGAGCTCGAGGTCGTCATATTCCCGGACGACTTCGGCAATTTCGAGTTTTTCGGCATCGATCCGGCAAAAGATTACGAGGGGAAGGAGATAGAGGTTACGGGCAGGGTGAGGGTGCGAAAGGGTAAGCCCAGCATCGTCGTCGCTCACCCGATGCTCGTAAGGAGCCCCGGATGAGCGTGGAAAGGATGCTCGAAGAGGGAGCCGCAGGGTTCGGCGTGAGCCTTTCGAGGGAGGACACGGGGAAGTTCGTCCGCTA
This sequence is a window from Thermodesulfobacteriota bacterium. Protein-coding genes within it:
- the pckA gene encoding phosphoenolpyruvate carboxykinase (ATP) — encoded protein: MGRIIEKELFELHGIKNPGKVYYNLPVPELYEEIVRRGEGMIAEGGTLVAYTGAHTGRSPQDRFIVKEPGSEEDILWGAVNRPISREHFDSLYGKITAYFEGRDVFVRDLYACADADYRLPVRVINEYAWHNVFVNNLFIRPGPGDLPHGHVGFTVISAPGVTADPETDGTRTGTFIVLNFEKRVAIIGGTQYAGEMKKSVFTALNFLLPMEGVFPMHCSANVGKDGEVAIFFGLSGTGKTTLSADSGRALIGDDEHGWHESGVFNFEGGCYAKAIRLSPETEPEIYDASLHFGTVLENVEIDPDTRKIDFDSDRYTENTRSAYQIDFLKNIAPSGTGGVPKTIFMLTYDAFGVLPPISKLTTEQAMFFFTLGYTAKVAGTERGVEEPQTTFSSCFGAPFLPRPPLFYAGMLKERLEESGAEVWLLNTGITGGPYGVGKRMPLKDTRALVTAAVSGELGKGEFRTEPVFGLSAPVSCPGIDSGLLDPRKTWPDPAEYDVRAKELADRFQAEFAKHEAELRRF
- a CDS encoding isochorismatase family protein, which translates into the protein MDFLKKEDTVLVVIDMQERLMSAMPDIHSRVAVRNARVLIESAKVLGIPVLVTEQYPKGLGATVEGVADSLGEGVKPIEKVVFSCARAEEFADAVKGLGRSSYILAGTETHVCVLQTAVDLVNEGYNVYVPADAVVSRNDLDWQKGLELMGKAGATVGTTEAFLFMLLERAGTDEFKAVSKLVK
- a CDS encoding glycosyltransferase codes for the protein MLGAPDRLKIAFLAGIFPALSETFILNQITGLIDLGHDVDIFALERGFTEKLHGDITKYGLLSRTHYPERNPGEPLGSLKSLVLHSPGLLKRPSSLLKIYRAIKKGIPGLPFLFHAVPFFRQNYYDIIHCQFGPNGNIGAEMKELGITTAKLVTTFHGYDIRLGLSRGGDIYAPLREKGDLFLAISKYNRRQIEHMGFEPSRIVDHPVGIDIERFNYPASPAPRPGGEIRIVTIARLVREKGLEHAIKAVGILAASSPGLTIKYEIIGEGKLLEKLKSYAAEEGISHAVTFSGGRDQDYISGRLAESDIFLLSSVEEALSVALMEALASGLPAVATKVGGVSEIVSDGESGYLVQPGDPEAIAEKLGLLVSDPGARRRMGIAGRKSVEEKYDIRKLNEKLVGLYRSLLAEKGP
- a CDS encoding sulfotransferase, which encodes MNPEHNTKRQAKVLVIAGHVRSGTTLLRNICDSHPHISVTNELKYFKGLGNPFTSHCRVLLGRLWGKAMTGDSYSIQIANYKFACRYLLNLLRYKRGPVISAPAIGKSLSGAFPGARVVGDKTPEYIFSLDRFASAEGFSCLVIFRDARDVTSSTLQRVRTRWRSQGWTADFDTAEKVALKWMESIEIMERNREKIHIIRYEDLVTRPAPELERLGLWLGVDPGLFPESAVSEITDAGIGKYRSGLTEEELSAVTEITGPKMESLGYRL
- a CDS encoding MFS transporter, whose protein sequence is MLKGFSPKAFKNFALVTLANFLFFCNFSSFFLLPLYIKELGGTEADIGFIMGTFGVTSLGAIPFVAFLVDRYGRRRFLVIGYALMFVTSLSYLFVTDISPLVYALRLVQGISFAFSFTAAGTFVADYIPPRRRAEGLGIFSAFTIASYAIGPSLGEFLIDLEGFRLFFLSVSFFSLVSLALSLLARDGRFTRSGDRFGLGFFRLVLSREYMTVLSANVILAGGLGAVLNFVAAYFTSKGLNAYYFFLTYTITVVAVRVIGGRVSDRLGRMTIALPSMIVMSFALAAMAFVHSPLTAVAISFLFSFGYGFLYPTLSALVIDNARADERGKAMGAFNASYSMGINFLAFPLGVAARDFGYEGMYVSAAALVFAGFLLLVFTRPGRDS
- a CDS encoding tRNA (adenine-N1)-methyltransferase gives rise to the protein MNIKNGDTVLIYTPDKKTYLVTVEEGKRMSTHLGELTLGDAIGLEYGSAIYSNLKHPFLVLEPTLEDRMMKVKRFTQIIYPKDAAIIIMKTGIKPGMRVIECGAGSGSLTIALANAVAPGGKVYTYDRSERFLENAKRNVEAAGYGDIVEFKLREAGDGFDETGVDVVALDLPSPWDGIPAAARALRGGGRIASLSPTYNQVEKAAGILDSHGFVFLQTVEVLVRHIRVAYGKTRPEERMVSHTGFLTFGRKALAKIGDAAEESGDTEEAGEESGDEPGE
- a CDS encoding thermonuclease family protein gives rise to the protein MKPERKIVFILVFVVLAAVFHFYNERQATGPDTGTVRVLDVVDGDTIVVDDGMKSRVRYLGIDTPELAWPDSPGDPLGAEAKEFNRKLVAGKDVRLEFDEEKYDVYGRLLAYVYADGVFVSGEMLRAGLASPLVIEPNRRHEDLLMEAAAEARQKRKGIWGDLDTLAPPPGNGDFVVDPGKAERYEGKRVVVRGKVTGARKSRNVLVLDVEDELEVVIFPDDFGNFEFFGIDPAKDYEGKEIEVTGRVRVRKGKPSIVVAHPMLVRSPG